CTTCAGCTCTGAGACATTCCAGCAATGCCCATGGTACCCTGAGGGTTGATAGATGGCCCACTCTTAGGGATGCCTCGGAACTTCTGCTTCTGGCGCTCTCTGGCGTGTGTTTCTCCATTAAAGTGTGCTCTTCAGCCGTCCTGAGACTGTGGTATCCTGGTTATCAGTtgccctgcttttcttttcttcttctgttctGAAAATTTCATAactgcaaattccacaagaatgTATCTAGTCAGCCTCTGTTTTTCCGACTACTCTGTTATTATCTATTTCCCTGGCTCAAACCCAGCATTTTCCTTCCAAGGAACGattgcattttctgttttccataactTGGTTCTCTTTCCAGTGGTGTAACCCTCTCAAAGAACTCACCCATTCTGAGAGTACATGATTCTCACAACCAGCCTCTTTGCCGTGTTGGCCCCTTTCTCCCCCTTGCTCTGCCCAGCCCCGCATTTAACCAGTCTGTGGACtacactacaggtgtgcacttcCCCTGTTCTTTGTGTGTCAAAAACGAAAATCGTCTTCATTTGTCCTTGGTACCCCTGCCACACActcacctcacacacacacacacacgcacacacacacaccacttcatcttgctttttatttcagaGCTTTGCTACCGTGTGGTCATTTTGAATCTTCTGCCTTTACCACTCACTCTAACTGTTCCATTCATATGtgtggttttgttgattttttttcttctgagaaatggctttaaATCTTcctcactgcctttttttttttttctttttgagacagggtctcactctgtcacccaggctggagtgcagtggcatgatcatggctcactgcagcctcgacctcccgggctcaagcgatccttccacctcttaacctcccgagtaactgggattacattcacgctaccacacctggctagttttcatatttttttgtagagaagaggttttgcaATGccgctgaggctggtctcaagctcttgggctcaagcagttcacctgcttcagcctcccaaagtgctggaaatactggcatgagccaccatgcccagtccttctccacttttttttttttttgcagacgaAATTTCgttctgtcgcgcaggctggagtgcagtggcaccatctcagctaactgcaacctccgccttctgggtttaagcaattctctgcctcagcctcccaagtagctgggattacaggcacatgccaccacacctggctaatttttgtatttttagtagagatggggtttcaccatcttggcaaggctggtcttgatctcctgacttcatgatctacccactttagcctcccaaagtgctgggattactggcgtgagccatcgtgcctggtccCACTTTTAATTTTCCACTGATATCTCCTAAAATCAGACCTGGATTATCTCACGACTGAATATCTTTGAGGGGTTACTAATTATTTTTGTGCCATGGACTTCTTAGGCATTCTTTTGAAGGCTGTAGACCTCACTTCTctgtataaaaatacaataaaattcataAGATTATAGAAAatagttatcaaaatattttcttttcttttttttttagatggagttttgctctgttacccaggccggagtgtgatggcgtgatctcagctcactgcagcctccacctcctgggttcaagcaattctcctgcctcagcctcctgggtagctgggactacaggcatgtgccaccacacccagcttattttgtatttttagtagagactgggtttcaccatgttggtcaggctggtctctgactcctgacttcagatgatccacctgccttggcctcccaaagtgctgggattacaggcgtgagccaccatgcccggcttcaaaatgttttcaaaatgtgcAATATAATAGTACgtgtacttttttatttatacattaatgAGACCTAACATCAGGTCTAATAACTATCATGATCTCAAAGAAGAGATGATTATAAACATAATAATGTGACCTGAAAATAACAATATTCACAAACTAGTATCAAGTCACAGGAAGTGCTGATACTACTGTGTTTTGTTGCTTACATTCATAGTCAAAGAAAATGTTCAATTGTAGTTGGAActcagtgaaaacaaaaatgtaatttcttttctaTCAAAGTTCACAAGCCCGCTGATTTCTGCCTACCAAGTTAAGAACTCTTGCTTAAGTTCTAGTTAGCtttgttgactttattttttaatctcgTTCACCTTAGAGTGCTTTGCCGTTTATATTGTAACTAACTAGCCCAATATGATACACCCTTGGATGACCGCTATACCAGTGCTTGTTAAACTCCAAGGTGTTTGGAATCACCCGGGCATCTTGTTAAAACGCAGATTCTGATTaagtaggtctggggtggagcctcAGATTCTACACATCTAACAAGCTCCAAGTAAGGCCAAAATTGCCACTTGAAAACCCACATGCCGGACAGCAAGGTACTGTATAACATTTCACCTTCTTTCTTCTATAACAGTgatcagcaaactatggcctgccGATTGGCCACCTGCTTTGTGAATAAAGTTTTGTTAGAACACAGCCACATTCTTATGTTTACGTATCGTCTATATTTTCACGATATGGTGGGAGAGTTAAGTCATTGCGAcggagaccatatggcccacaaagcctttACTTTCTGACCCCTTAAGAATAAGTTTGCCACCCTCTGCTCTGTAATATcctgttttctttgaaattattgGTCTCTATACTCTATGGTACATTGTATTCCATTTGTGCCAGTGTTCAGAATCCTCTTTCCTCATAGAACACTCTTCCCTGCGTTTGTGCTTTGGGTTATGGTTCATGTTCTCTATTTGTGTGCTGTGCACTCTTTAAATTTTGAGAGCATTTCTCAAGTAGTATGAAGTTTCATAAGGATGATTCACTGTACTTTCTCCAGAAGACATCTGGCAAGTtaatatccagaggaaaagacGGCAAGACATGCTTTTGAGGCAAGGCGCAGCCATAAGCAAGAAAACACTGCCCAAGGAAAAAAGCCGTGAATATAGTAAGTTTGGGAAAATATCACTTCTGAGCACTGACCCTTTTTCTTCAATCCAGAGCCCTAACAACTGGAACCCTTGTGGAAAGAATTTGAACCATAATTTAGACTTGATTGGTTTTAAGAGAAACTGTGCAAAAAAGCAAGATGAGTGTTATGGTTATGAGAAATTGCTTCAGCGTATACACCATGGTAGACGACCGAATGGAGAAAAGCCCTGGGGTTGCAGTCACTGTGAGAAAGCTTTCACCCAGAACCCGGCACTTACGTATAAACCAGCAGTAAGTGATTCTCTCGTGTACAAACGGAAGAGGGTTCCACCTACAGAAAAACCCCACGTCTGTAGtgagtgtgggaaagccttctGCTACAAGTCTGAATTCATTAGGCATCAGAGAAGTCACACTGGGGAGAAGCCTTATGGCTGCACTGACTGTGGGAAAGCCTTTTCACATAAGTCAACCCTCATCAAACaccagagaattcacactggggTAAGACCCTTTGAATGTTTCTTTTGTGGGAAAGCCTTTACCCAGAAGTCACACCGCACAGAACATCAGAGAACACATACAGGAGAGAGACCCTTTGTCTGCAGTGAATGCGGGAAATCGTTTGGTGAGAAGTCATACCTCAATGTACATCGAAAAATGCACACGGGAGAAAGACCCTATCGTTGCAGAGAATGTGGAAAATCCTTCAGCCAGAAGTCCTGCCTCAATAAACATTGGAGAACTCACACAGGAGAGAAGCCCTATGGGtgcaatgaatgtgggaaagctttctACCAGAAGCCAAACCTCAGCAGACATCAGAAAATTCATGCTCGGAAGAATGCCTACAGGAATGAAAACTTAATAATTGTGGGAAATACTTGAGCAAAATATCTGGTTTCATGGTATGTAGGGAATCTATCCTTAGGAGAAATCttaatgaattcattttaatgaatttggacagtgtatatgtgtgtttgctttttttttttgagttggattctctctctgtttcccaggctggagtgcaatggcactatcttggctcactgcaacctccgcctcccaggttcaagcaattctcctgcctcagtctcccaagtagctgggattacaggcacctgccaccacacctggctgatttttgtatttttagtagaaatggggtttcaccatgttggccaggctggtctcaaactcctgacctcgtgatccgcctgcctcggccttccaaagtgctgggattacagatgtgagccaccacacccaactgacaGTGTTTTATCATAATGGAAATCATGATCTAATTGTGATACAAACTTTTCtggaaaatacttta
The sequence above is drawn from the Macaca thibetana thibetana isolate TM-01 chromosome 19, ASM2454274v1, whole genome shotgun sequence genome and encodes:
- the ZNF793 gene encoding zinc finger protein 793 translates to MIEYQTPVSFKDVVVGFTQEEWHRLSPAQRALYRDVMLETYSNLVSVGYEGTKPDVILRLEQEEAPWIGEAACPGCHCWEDIWQVNIQRKRRQDMLLRQGAAISKKTLPKEKSREYSKFGKISLLSTDPFSSIQSPNNWNPCGKNLNHNLDLIGFKRNCAKKQDECYGYEKLLQRIHHGRRPNGEKPWGCSHCEKAFTQNPALTYKPAVSDSLVYKRKRVPPTEKPHVCSECGKAFCYKSEFIRHQRSHTGEKPYGCTDCGKAFSHKSTLIKHQRIHTGVRPFECFFCGKAFTQKSHRTEHQRTHTGERPFVCSECGKSFGEKSYLNVHRKMHTGERPYRCRECGKSFSQKSCLNKHWRTHTGEKPYGCNECGKAFYQKPNLSRHQKIHARKNAYRNENLIIVGNT